One Fontisphaera persica DNA window includes the following coding sequences:
- the priA gene encoding replication restart helicase PriA: MTPACYAWQRMVARVTLEIALGKDFDYLIPPELEPLVDVGTRVKVPFGGREVLGCVTALLEQSRHPRLKSILKIVGRPSLVTPKVLALARWIAEYYCCAPEVALRSVLPEVVRREKEGWRERLFVRVAPRVGEMPELTPRQEEIWRVVEEMRALPLKRLMALTGATPQTIRRLEDKGLVTITPEVDERDPYAAELILPTQPLPLNEEQARALAAITRAMGAPGQAAPEKSAVFLLHGVTGSGKTEVYLQAIAHALSLGRGAIVLVPEISLTPQTVERFKARFSSGPLQTLVAVLHSHLSAGERHDEWHKIRQGRARIVIGARSAIFAPVEPLGLIIVDEEHEHSYKQEEAPRYHARDVAVVRGSRENAVVVLGSATPSLESYYNARRGKYTLLELSRRVDQKKMPVVRVVDMRAEARRERGQMVVFSQALREAIVRRLERHEQVILFLNRRGYATALECPLCGYVAKCPNCSVALTYHRPQARLRCHICNYDAEAPLECPQSACRNPAIRYAGLGTQKVEHVLGKLFPSARICRMDSDVLQRKEDYRRILGDFKAGKIDILVGTQMIAKGLHFENVTLVGVIHADLSLHLPDFRAGERTFQLLTQVAGRAGRGEVEGEVFVQSFTPFHPAIQYARRHDFNGFYEQEIEFRQQLRYPPFSRMVRLLFRGRNEEKVAFFAEYCRRQLEGLGKELPDLVMAGPAAAPLARAETFFRYHLTLRTRQMTKLSAALANLLPKLPLPEDLVMAVDVDPVTLL, from the coding sequence GTGACGCCAGCTTGCTATGCGTGGCAACGGATGGTAGCGCGGGTCACATTAGAAATCGCCCTGGGAAAGGATTTTGATTACCTCATTCCGCCGGAGCTGGAGCCGCTGGTGGACGTGGGCACAAGGGTCAAGGTGCCCTTTGGTGGCCGGGAGGTTTTGGGATGCGTCACGGCCCTGTTGGAGCAATCCCGTCATCCCCGCCTCAAGTCCATCCTCAAGATTGTGGGTCGGCCCAGCCTGGTCACGCCCAAGGTGCTCGCGCTGGCGCGGTGGATTGCCGAGTATTACTGCTGCGCGCCGGAGGTGGCCCTGCGCTCGGTGCTGCCGGAGGTGGTGCGCCGCGAGAAAGAAGGCTGGCGTGAGCGGTTGTTTGTGCGGGTGGCGCCGCGGGTGGGCGAGATGCCGGAGCTGACCCCGCGCCAGGAGGAAATCTGGCGGGTGGTGGAGGAGATGCGGGCGCTGCCGCTGAAGCGGCTCATGGCGCTGACGGGCGCCACGCCGCAAACCATCCGGCGCCTGGAGGACAAGGGGCTGGTGACCATCACGCCGGAGGTGGACGAGCGCGACCCCTACGCCGCGGAGCTGATCCTGCCCACCCAACCGCTGCCCTTGAACGAAGAGCAGGCGCGGGCGCTGGCGGCCATTACGCGCGCGATGGGCGCGCCGGGGCAGGCGGCGCCGGAGAAGTCCGCGGTGTTTTTGTTGCATGGCGTCACGGGCAGCGGCAAGACCGAGGTATATTTGCAGGCAATTGCCCATGCCTTGAGCCTGGGGCGGGGCGCGATTGTGCTGGTGCCGGAGATTTCGCTGACGCCGCAGACGGTGGAGCGCTTCAAGGCGCGCTTCAGCAGCGGGCCGTTGCAGACGCTGGTGGCGGTGTTGCACAGTCATCTTTCCGCGGGGGAGCGCCATGATGAATGGCATAAAATCCGGCAGGGGCGCGCGCGCATTGTGATTGGGGCGCGGTCGGCCATTTTTGCGCCGGTGGAGCCGCTGGGCCTCATCATTGTGGATGAGGAGCATGAGCATTCGTACAAACAGGAGGAGGCGCCGCGGTATCATGCGCGGGATGTGGCGGTGGTGCGCGGGAGCCGGGAAAACGCGGTGGTGGTGCTGGGGTCGGCCACGCCCTCGCTGGAGAGTTACTACAATGCCCGGCGGGGTAAATACACGCTATTGGAGCTGTCGCGGCGGGTGGACCAGAAAAAGATGCCGGTGGTGCGCGTGGTGGACATGCGGGCCGAGGCGCGGCGGGAGCGGGGCCAGATGGTGGTTTTTTCGCAGGCGTTGCGCGAGGCCATAGTGCGGCGGCTGGAGCGGCACGAGCAGGTCATTCTATTTTTGAACCGGCGCGGGTACGCCACGGCTTTGGAATGCCCCCTGTGTGGGTACGTGGCCAAATGTCCCAACTGCAGTGTGGCGCTGACGTATCACCGGCCCCAGGCGCGGTTGCGCTGTCATATCTGCAATTATGATGCGGAAGCGCCGCTGGAGTGTCCCCAGTCCGCGTGCCGGAACCCCGCCATTCGTTACGCGGGGCTGGGCACGCAAAAGGTGGAGCATGTGCTGGGCAAGCTGTTTCCGTCCGCGCGGATTTGCCGGATGGATTCGGATGTGTTGCAGCGCAAGGAGGATTACCGGCGGATTTTGGGCGATTTCAAAGCCGGCAAGATAGATATTCTGGTGGGCACGCAGATGATTGCCAAGGGGTTGCACTTTGAAAATGTCACGTTGGTGGGGGTCATTCATGCTGATTTGAGCCTGCATCTGCCTGATTTCCGCGCGGGTGAGCGCACGTTTCAACTGCTCACGCAGGTGGCCGGGCGGGCGGGGCGCGGCGAGGTGGAGGGGGAGGTTTTTGTGCAGTCCTTTACGCCGTTTCATCCGGCCATTCAGTACGCGCGCCGCCATGATTTCAACGGGTTTTACGAGCAGGAGATTGAATTCCGGCAGCAGTTGCGTTATCCGCCGTTCAGCCGGATGGTGCGTTTGTTGTTTCGGGGGCGCAATGAAGAAAAGGTGGCCTTTTTTGCGGAGTATTGCCGGCGGCAACTGGAGGGGCTGGGGAAGGAACTGCCGGACCTGGTCATGGCCGGGCCGGCCGCCGCGCCGCTGGCGCGCGCGGAAACGTTTTTCCGTTATCACCTGACTTTGCGCACGCGGCAGATGACCAAACTCAGTGCCGCCCTGGCGAATCTGTTGCCCAAGCTGCCATTGCCGGAGGATTTGGTCATGGCCGTGGACGTGGACCCGGTGACGCTGCTGTGA
- a CDS encoding NAD-dependent epimerase/dehydratase family protein encodes MQKHSNSAPSAAFGQPAARPWVENRAAKDELILVTGAGGFIGGALVRYFKNLGYQRIRAVDRKPLPHWYQRVPGVEELSLDLRIEENCRRAVEGAAEVYNLAADMGGMGFIERFRVECLRSILINTHLIEHAWRAGVRRYFFSSSACAYNTELQKDPNCRALKESDAYPAMAERGYGWEKLMSEMFCQEYTAERGLATFIARFHNVYGPWGTWDGGREKAPAAICRKVIEAKATGKLEIEIWGDGTQTRSFMYIDDCVKGVDMIMHTDALKATPVNLGTSEMISINDLVSLVEDIGGVKLKRHYNLDAPRGVAGRNSDNTFIKQMLGWEPSIPLREGLKTTYHWIEEQFRKRQAGEHTVQDLY; translated from the coding sequence ATGCAAAAACATTCAAACTCGGCTCCCAGCGCTGCCTTCGGCCAGCCCGCGGCGCGTCCCTGGGTGGAAAATCGTGCGGCCAAAGATGAACTCATTCTGGTGACCGGCGCCGGTGGTTTCATCGGCGGCGCGCTGGTGCGCTATTTCAAAAACCTCGGCTACCAGCGCATCCGCGCCGTGGACCGCAAACCCCTGCCCCATTGGTATCAGCGCGTGCCGGGCGTGGAGGAATTAAGCCTGGATTTGCGGATTGAGGAAAACTGCCGCCGGGCCGTGGAGGGCGCCGCGGAAGTCTATAATCTGGCCGCCGACATGGGCGGCATGGGATTCATTGAACGCTTCCGCGTGGAGTGCCTCCGCAGCATCCTCATCAACACCCATCTCATCGAGCACGCCTGGCGCGCCGGCGTCCGCCGCTATTTCTTCTCCAGCTCCGCCTGTGCCTACAACACCGAGCTCCAGAAAGACCCCAACTGCCGCGCCCTTAAAGAATCCGATGCCTATCCCGCCATGGCCGAGCGCGGCTACGGCTGGGAGAAACTGATGTCCGAAATGTTCTGCCAGGAATATACCGCCGAGCGCGGCCTGGCCACCTTCATTGCGCGCTTCCACAACGTTTATGGGCCCTGGGGCACCTGGGACGGCGGCCGCGAAAAAGCGCCCGCCGCCATCTGCCGCAAGGTCATCGAGGCCAAGGCCACCGGCAAACTGGAAATTGAGATTTGGGGCGACGGCACGCAAACCCGCAGCTTCATGTACATTGATGACTGCGTCAAAGGCGTGGACATGATCATGCACACCGACGCCCTCAAAGCCACCCCCGTCAACCTCGGCACCAGCGAGATGATTTCCATCAATGACCTGGTCTCCCTCGTCGAAGACATCGGCGGCGTGAAACTCAAACGTCATTACAACCTCGACGCCCCGCGCGGCGTGGCCGGACGCAATAGTGACAACACCTTCATCAAGCAAATGCTCGGATGGGAACCTTCCATCCCCCTGCGGGAAGGATTGAAAACCACCTACCACTGGATTGAGGAGCAATTCCGCAAACGTCAGGCAGGTGAGCACACCGTGCAGGACCTCTATTGA
- a CDS encoding adenylyltransferase/cytidyltransferase family protein has translation MQDQVQVVVSGPFDDLRSHHVRLLQEAARRGPVRVLLWEDAAIECATGKPPQFPLAERHYFLSAIRYVHSVEVIPAEAGLPALPRPASNQATDWVYPQAEDSPARRQFCAQAGWRPVPLPPEALSGFPEPAPGPMHPERKKVIVTGCYDWLHSGHVRFFEEVSALGDLYVAVGNDANVRHLKGAGHPLLCQAERLYMVGSIRFVTQALLTTGWGWLDAEPEIRRLRPDLYAVNEDGDKPEKRAFCEANGIQYVVLKRVPAPGLPPRSSTALRGF, from the coding sequence ATGCAGGACCAGGTCCAGGTAGTCGTGTCCGGCCCGTTTGACGACTTGCGCTCGCACCACGTGCGCCTGCTGCAGGAAGCCGCGCGCCGCGGCCCCGTGCGGGTGCTGTTGTGGGAAGATGCCGCCATTGAATGCGCCACCGGCAAGCCCCCTCAATTTCCGCTGGCGGAACGCCATTACTTTTTAAGCGCCATCCGCTACGTCCATTCCGTGGAGGTCATTCCGGCGGAGGCTGGCCTGCCAGCGTTGCCCCGGCCGGCCTCTAATCAGGCCACGGATTGGGTGTACCCCCAAGCGGAAGATTCCCCCGCGCGCCGGCAGTTCTGCGCACAGGCAGGCTGGCGTCCCGTGCCGCTTCCCCCGGAAGCCTTAAGTGGTTTTCCCGAGCCGGCGCCCGGCCCCATGCATCCGGAGAGGAAAAAAGTCATCGTCACCGGCTGTTATGACTGGCTGCACTCCGGCCATGTGCGCTTTTTCGAGGAAGTGTCGGCGCTGGGCGACCTGTATGTGGCGGTGGGCAATGACGCCAACGTGCGCCATCTCAAGGGCGCAGGCCATCCCCTGCTCTGCCAGGCCGAACGTCTTTATATGGTGGGCAGCATCCGCTTCGTCACTCAAGCCCTGCTCACCACCGGCTGGGGCTGGCTGGATGCCGAGCCGGAAATCCGTCGCCTCCGCCCCGACCTTTACGCCGTGAATGAAGACGGCGACAAACCGGAAAAGCGCGCCTTTTGCGAGGCCAACGGCATCCAGTATGTGGTGCTGAAACGGGTGCCCGCCCCCGGTTTGCCGCCCCGCTCCAGCACCGCCTTGCGCGGTTTTTAA
- a CDS encoding MFS transporter: MSAASPETPRLPPGFRNAYWFAWFNALSFQIVLSSPMVLYAKSLGASATVLGVVVSMMPLLVIFQIPAAQYIPRLGFRRFVYAGWGIRVAFIFGMAAVPLLGAFLDHGTQLALLLFLLFGFNLSRGISSCAWLPWITSLVPEAIRGRYLARDAAVVNLGSIMVFLLAALFLGSEPRPYQFSLLFAFSAVAGAASLSFLKRIPDVPVPQEPAGSTGEVPWGAILRHAPFQRILATVMLWAVVYGGMQAFPVAYLKTEAALSEGRILLLSATLYLGGMGSLWLFGSRLDAAGSKPVLALAFGVFVLILGGWWLMAGRALPASTALIMALLGSMGLFAASANMAFTRLAMASVPVMGRNHFFALFSVAWNVTQGVAPILWGMMIDAIGEFRARSLGVEWNRYSLFFAAAALVTLAALMSTRRLMEPKAASFEELLRDLLLRAPLKFWFRLWPRG; encoded by the coding sequence ATGTCTGCCGCCTCCCCAGAAACGCCACGCCTGCCGCCGGGCTTCCGCAACGCCTACTGGTTTGCTTGGTTCAATGCGCTCTCGTTTCAAATCGTCCTCAGCAGCCCCATGGTGCTTTACGCTAAAAGCCTGGGCGCCAGCGCCACCGTCCTCGGCGTGGTCGTGAGCATGATGCCGCTGCTGGTCATTTTCCAAATCCCCGCCGCCCAATACATCCCCCGCCTTGGCTTCCGGCGCTTTGTCTATGCGGGCTGGGGCATTCGCGTGGCCTTTATTTTCGGCATGGCGGCCGTGCCACTGCTGGGGGCGTTTCTGGACCACGGTACCCAGTTGGCGCTGCTGTTATTCCTCCTTTTCGGTTTCAACCTCTCCCGGGGCATCTCCAGTTGCGCCTGGCTGCCCTGGATCACCAGCCTCGTGCCGGAGGCCATCCGCGGCCGCTACCTCGCCCGCGACGCTGCCGTCGTCAACCTGGGCAGCATCATGGTATTTCTGCTGGCCGCCCTCTTCCTGGGCAGCGAGCCCCGCCCCTACCAGTTCAGTTTGCTCTTTGCTTTCAGCGCCGTGGCCGGCGCCGCCAGTTTGAGTTTCCTCAAGCGCATCCCCGATGTGCCCGTCCCCCAGGAACCCGCCGGCAGCACCGGCGAAGTGCCTTGGGGCGCCATCCTGCGCCACGCGCCTTTTCAAAGAATCCTTGCCACTGTCATGCTCTGGGCCGTGGTCTATGGGGGCATGCAGGCGTTTCCCGTGGCTTATTTGAAAACCGAAGCCGCCCTCTCCGAAGGCCGCATTCTCCTGCTCTCCGCCACCCTCTATCTGGGCGGCATGGGCAGTCTCTGGCTGTTTGGCTCCCGCCTCGATGCCGCCGGCAGCAAACCCGTTCTGGCGCTGGCCTTTGGTGTTTTCGTGTTGATTTTGGGCGGCTGGTGGCTCATGGCCGGCCGGGCCTTGCCGGCTTCCACCGCCCTCATCATGGCCCTCCTGGGCAGCATGGGTCTGTTTGCCGCCTCCGCCAACATGGCCTTCACCCGCCTGGCCATGGCCTCGGTGCCCGTCATGGGACGCAACCATTTCTTTGCCCTGTTCTCCGTGGCCTGGAACGTCACCCAGGGCGTCGCCCCCATCCTCTGGGGCATGATGATTGACGCCATTGGCGAGTTTCGCGCGCGCAGCCTCGGCGTGGAATGGAATCGCTACAGCCTCTTCTTTGCCGCCGCCGCGCTGGTGACCCTCGCCGCGTTGATGAGCACCCGCCGTTTAATGGAGCCTAAAGCCGCCAGTTTCGAGGAGCTCTTGCGCGACCTCCTCCTCCGCGCCCCCCTTAAATTCTGGTTCCGCCTCTGGCCGCGGGGCTGA
- a CDS encoding PQQ-binding-like beta-propeller repeat protein, giving the protein MMTALRLYTAWICCCCAAGLMPRLAAADTAQPAAAARLIPSAEPGWPQWRGPYRDGIAREVNLLKQWPEGGPKVLWEIQYLGRGYSAPVIARDTLFITGDVGEHLVIYALDLQGKLRWQTTNGAAWKDPYPGARASVAFDHHRLYHLNAHGRLVCLDANDGRELWVVDILERFQARNITWALSECLLVDEKHVYLTAGGDTALMAALDKQTGATRWASPPLRLAEPPHAADRASYASPILFEWAGRRHLVNCSQTHAFGVDAATGALLWTHPMPTTYKVLASTPVLVGNAVFVTGPDSPGGTLLQIQDSGSQVTASPKWISKLDTCHGGVIHVNGLLVGSWYRGRRGWACLDAHTGELLHQTNALAKGSQIYANDRFYWLTEDGLMTLVQADRQKFTFHGQFRFVEKHKNDVWAHPVLLQGRLYLRYHERLVCYDVRQPD; this is encoded by the coding sequence ATGATGACTGCTCTGCGACTCTACACGGCATGGATTTGCTGTTGCTGCGCCGCAGGCCTGATGCCACGCCTTGCCGCCGCCGACACGGCCCAACCCGCCGCCGCCGCCCGGCTGATTCCTTCCGCCGAGCCAGGCTGGCCCCAATGGCGCGGCCCCTACCGGGATGGCATCGCGCGTGAAGTCAACCTGCTCAAACAATGGCCGGAAGGCGGCCCCAAGGTTTTATGGGAAATCCAATACCTGGGCCGGGGCTATTCCGCCCCCGTCATCGCCCGCGATACCCTCTTCATCACCGGCGATGTCGGCGAGCATCTGGTCATTTATGCCCTGGACCTGCAAGGCAAACTCCGCTGGCAAACCACCAATGGCGCCGCCTGGAAGGACCCCTATCCCGGCGCCAGAGCCTCGGTGGCCTTTGACCACCACCGCCTCTACCACCTCAACGCCCACGGACGCTTGGTCTGCCTCGACGCCAACGACGGCCGCGAGTTATGGGTGGTGGACATCCTGGAACGTTTCCAGGCCCGCAACATCACCTGGGCCTTGAGCGAGTGTCTCCTGGTGGATGAAAAGCATGTGTACCTCACCGCCGGCGGCGACACCGCCTTGATGGCCGCTCTCGACAAACAAACAGGCGCAACCCGCTGGGCCAGTCCGCCCCTGCGCCTGGCCGAGCCGCCCCATGCCGCCGACCGCGCCAGTTATGCCTCCCCCATCCTCTTTGAATGGGCCGGCCGCCGCCACCTCGTGAATTGTTCGCAGACCCACGCTTTCGGGGTGGACGCCGCCACCGGCGCCCTCTTGTGGACCCACCCCATGCCCACCACCTACAAAGTCCTGGCTTCCACCCCCGTCCTGGTCGGCAACGCCGTCTTCGTCACCGGCCCGGACAGCCCCGGCGGCACCCTGCTCCAAATCCAGGACTCCGGCAGCCAGGTCACCGCCTCGCCCAAGTGGATTTCCAAGCTCGACACCTGCCACGGCGGAGTGATTCACGTCAACGGCCTGCTCGTCGGTTCATGGTATCGCGGCCGCCGGGGCTGGGCGTGTCTGGATGCCCACACCGGCGAGTTGCTCCACCAAACCAACGCCCTGGCCAAAGGCAGTCAGATTTATGCCAACGACCGCTTCTACTGGCTCACCGAGGACGGCCTTATGACCCTCGTGCAGGCTGACCGCCAAAAATTCACCTTTCACGGGCAGTTTCGCTTCGTTGAGAAACACAAAAATGATGTTTGGGCGCATCCTGTCCTGCTTCAGGGCCGCCTATATCTGCGCTACCATGAGCGCCTGGTTTGTTATGACGTGCGCCAGCCGGACTAA
- a CDS encoding TraR/DksA family transcriptional regulator: protein MTAKKKTAEKKAPGKTVSKAADKKAPPAKTASPARPAAAAPKTSGPNKSSAPPKRVAATAAAILGRPLTKQGPVVPVKIKPEWQKYYDILMDLRDRLQQQMNGLAKDSAEQLPGYSLHMADTGTDNFDRDFALSLLSSDQDAIYEIEEALKRIERGTYGVCELTGKPIPKARLDAIPWTRFTVEAQIQLEREGQLRQRRLGALGTVDTVGAVEVEDTEAEEEERPVKERE from the coding sequence GTGACCGCAAAGAAAAAAACGGCTGAAAAAAAAGCCCCCGGCAAAACCGTGAGCAAGGCCGCCGATAAAAAGGCGCCGCCCGCAAAAACGGCGTCTCCGGCCAGGCCGGCGGCTGCGGCGCCCAAAACCAGCGGGCCGAACAAATCCAGCGCTCCGCCCAAACGCGTGGCGGCCACTGCCGCGGCCATCCTGGGTCGCCCCTTGACCAAGCAAGGCCCCGTCGTGCCCGTCAAAATCAAGCCGGAATGGCAGAAATACTACGATATTTTGATGGACTTGCGCGACCGTCTGCAACAGCAGATGAACGGTCTCGCCAAAGATTCCGCCGAACAACTGCCCGGTTACAGCCTCCACATGGCCGATACCGGAACCGACAATTTTGACCGCGATTTTGCGCTGAGCCTTCTCTCCAGCGACCAGGACGCCATTTACGAAATCGAAGAGGCGCTCAAGCGCATCGAACGCGGCACCTATGGCGTCTGCGAGCTCACGGGCAAGCCCATCCCCAAGGCCCGGCTGGACGCCATCCCCTGGACCCGCTTCACCGTCGAGGCCCAAATCCAACTGGAACGCGAAGGCCAGTTGCGCCAGCGCCGCCTCGGCGCCCTGGGCACGGTGGACACCGTCGGCGCCGTGGAAGTCGAAGACACGGAGGCCGAGGAGGAGGAACGCCCTGTTAAAGAACGCGAATAA
- the rpmG gene encoding 50S ribosomal protein L33 encodes MPREIVTLECTEARKEGKPPSRYITTRNKKLQTEKLELKKYNPHLRRHTVHREIK; translated from the coding sequence ATGCCACGAGAAATCGTCACCTTGGAATGCACGGAAGCCCGCAAGGAAGGCAAGCCGCCTTCCCGGTACATCACCACCCGCAACAAAAAGTTGCAAACCGAAAAGCTGGAGCTCAAAAAGTACAATCCCCATCTCCGGCGGCACACGGTGCATCGCGAAATCAAGTAA
- the rpsR gene encoding 30S ribosomal protein S18: MPRKTHTDRKERAHPSRMAPRTPRPKPKIDFTVDALDYRNTALLRNFVTEQGRILPRKYTNLPAHYQRRLTRMIKRARAMLLMR; the protein is encoded by the coding sequence ATGCCTCGTAAAACCCACACTGACCGCAAAGAACGCGCTCACCCCTCCCGGATGGCGCCCCGCACCCCGCGGCCCAAGCCCAAGATTGACTTTACGGTGGACGCCCTGGACTACCGCAACACGGCCTTGTTGCGCAATTTCGTCACCGAACAGGGCCGCATTCTGCCGCGCAAATACACCAACCTGCCGGCTCACTATCAGCGCCGCCTGACCCGGATGATTAAACGCGCCCGGGCCATGCTCCTCATGCGCTGA
- the hpf gene encoding ribosome hibernation-promoting factor, HPF/YfiA family, with product MKLVLSTHNLSLTEAIENHIIKRVQKLEKLHRRAVDVRVTLEHNETRAPERQFTCNMRLGVRGPDLFAEHTDFDMYVAIDKVVKKLEQQIRERHSKAKARKHKEAVRHKAKRLTEGRLI from the coding sequence ATGAAATTAGTTCTCTCGACGCACAATCTCTCCCTCACCGAAGCGATTGAGAACCACATCATCAAGCGGGTGCAAAAGCTGGAGAAATTGCACCGGAGGGCGGTGGACGTGCGAGTGACGCTGGAGCATAACGAGACTCGCGCGCCGGAACGACAGTTCACCTGCAACATGCGCCTGGGTGTGCGCGGGCCGGATTTGTTTGCGGAGCACACCGACTTCGACATGTACGTGGCCATTGACAAGGTGGTGAAGAAACTGGAGCAGCAAATCCGGGAACGCCACAGCAAGGCCAAGGCGCGGAAACACAAGGAAGCGGTGCGGCACAAGGCCAAACGCCTCACCGAAGGCCGCCTGATATAG
- a CDS encoding O-acetylhomoserine aminocarboxypropyltransferase/cysteine synthase family protein encodes MKFETLCLHGGQQPDPVTLSRAVPIYRTSSYVFRNTEHAANLFALKELGNIYTRLMNPTTDVLEKRVALLEGAPELGGLGLASGTSAVFYSIINLAEAGDNIVSARNLYGGTYTQFNDILPALGITVKFVDSNDPANFARAIDSKTRALFCETVSNPALEITDLEAVAQIAHAHGLPLIVDATFSTPYLTRPLDFGADIVVHSLTKWFGGHGLGIGGVVVDSGRFNWAGGRHRLYTQPDASYHGLRWGLDLPDPLRPLAFILRMRTVPLRNLGACIAPDNSWFFLQGIETLPLRMERHCQNALAVAQHLKKHPRVEWVRFPGLPDDPMYALNQKYLRGKGGSMVVFGIKGGAAAGRKFIDSLKLFSHLANVGDAKSLAIHPATTTHSQLDEAAQRAGGITPELVRLSIGLEHVDDILADLDQALAAATRD; translated from the coding sequence ATGAAATTTGAGACTCTTTGCCTTCACGGCGGGCAGCAACCCGACCCGGTAACTTTGTCGCGCGCGGTGCCCATCTACCGCACCAGCTCCTATGTTTTCCGCAACACGGAGCATGCCGCCAACCTCTTTGCCTTGAAAGAGCTGGGCAACATTTACACCCGGCTCATGAATCCCACCACCGATGTGCTGGAAAAACGCGTCGCCCTCCTCGAAGGCGCCCCGGAGCTGGGCGGCCTGGGCCTGGCCTCCGGCACCAGCGCCGTGTTCTATTCCATTATCAACCTCGCCGAGGCGGGCGACAACATCGTCAGCGCCCGCAATCTCTACGGCGGCACCTACACCCAGTTTAACGACATCCTGCCGGCGCTGGGCATCACCGTGAAATTTGTGGATTCCAATGACCCCGCCAACTTCGCCCGCGCCATTGACAGCAAAACCCGCGCGCTCTTCTGTGAAACCGTCTCCAACCCCGCCCTCGAAATCACCGACCTCGAGGCCGTCGCCCAAATCGCGCATGCCCACGGCCTGCCTCTGATTGTGGATGCCACCTTCAGCACGCCCTACCTGACCCGGCCGCTGGACTTCGGCGCCGACATCGTCGTCCACTCCCTCACCAAATGGTTCGGCGGCCACGGCCTCGGCATCGGCGGCGTGGTGGTGGACAGCGGCCGCTTCAACTGGGCCGGCGGACGCCATCGCCTTTACACCCAGCCGGACGCCTCCTACCACGGCCTGCGCTGGGGGCTGGACCTGCCCGACCCCCTGCGCCCCCTGGCCTTCATCCTGCGCATGCGCACCGTGCCCCTGCGCAATCTCGGCGCCTGCATCGCGCCGGACAACTCCTGGTTCTTCCTCCAGGGCATTGAAACCCTCCCCCTGCGCATGGAGCGGCATTGTCAAAATGCCCTCGCCGTGGCCCAGCACCTTAAAAAACATCCCCGCGTCGAATGGGTCCGCTTCCCCGGCCTGCCCGATGACCCCATGTACGCCCTGAATCAAAAATATCTGCGCGGCAAAGGCGGCTCCATGGTCGTCTTCGGTATCAAGGGCGGCGCCGCCGCCGGACGCAAGTTCATTGACTCGCTCAAGCTCTTCTCCCATCTGGCCAACGTGGGCGACGCCAAGAGCCTGGCCATTCACCCCGCCACCACCACGCACTCCCAACTGGACGAAGCCGCCCAGCGCGCCGGCGGCATTACCCCGGAATTGGTGCGCCTGAGCATTGGGCTGGAGCACGTGGACGACATCCTCGCCGATTTGGACCAGGCCCTGGCCGCGGCTACGCGGGACTGA